A portion of the Punica granatum isolate Tunisia-2019 chromosome 7, ASM765513v2, whole genome shotgun sequence genome contains these proteins:
- the LOC116213272 gene encoding EPIDERMAL PATTERNING FACTOR-like protein 2, producing MGAAGGRRPAPVLLPPFNLSSPFPLALLCLNRSHFPFLPHQSFFPHSLPFHPSLSFSLSEEMGKTQTCSNQRRYRHLIISMFLLLGPMLLFHAEGRAMLGAKIEPEGGVELRGGGGVVEEERIETERARRWLIGSSPPRCERRCSSCRRCEAVQVPIVPQQQRARGISRLFANVASARIPNSRGGDDISNYKPMAWKCKCGDLLFNP from the exons ATGGGAGCTGCAGGTGGCCGCAGGCCAGCACCAGTCCTCCTTCCCCCTTTTAATCTCTCTTCCCCATTCCCTCTGGCTCTGCTCTGTTTGAACCGTTCCCATTTCCCATTCCTCCCCCATCAATCATTCTTCCCCCATTCATTACCTTTtcatccctctctctctttctctctgtcTGAGGAAATGGGCAAGACTCAAACTTGCAGTAATCAACGTAGATACAGACACCTGATCATCTCCATGTTTCTGCTCTTGGGACCAATGTTATTGTTTCACGCTGAAG GGAGGGCCATGTTGGGGGCGAAGATCGAACCCGAGGGCGGTGTTGAGTTGCGGGGTGGAGGAGGAGTGGTGGAAGAAGAGAGGATTGAGACAGAGAGAGCGAGGAGGTGGCTGATCGGGTCGAGCCCGCCTAGGTGCGAGAGGCGGTGCAGCTCGTGCAGGCGGTGCGAGGCCGTGCAGGTGCCCATCGTGCCCCAGCAGCAGCGGGCACGCGGGATCAGCCGACTCTTTGCCAACGTCGCTTCCGCCAGAATTCCAAACTCCAGAGGCGGCGACGACATCTCCAACTACAAGCCCATGGCTTGGAAGTGCAAGTGCGGGGATTTGCTCTTCAACCCCTGA
- the LOC116214929 gene encoding endo-1,4-beta-xylanase 1, giving the protein MGKISCGCFTDLFSKNSHRKHDEGPRRANMENTQKSNAVEISENVNATATSSSATSPINIVKNHDFSQGLHSWHPNCCESFVVSADANAIESDGYYAVVTNRRECWQGLEQDITDRVFPGSIYSVSACVGVSGHVQWPSDVLATLKLEYPDSATSYLFIGKTAVSEKRWEILEGNFSLSTTPKRVVFYLEGPSPGIDLLIKSVVISCSSNPSGCGGPSTRRVSAGDENIILNPTFDDGLNNWAGRGCKLIVHESMADGKIVPMAGKYFAHATERTQTWNGIQQEITGRVQRKLAYEVSAVVRIYGSNVSNSDLRITLWTQTSNSREQYIGVAYVQATDKDWTQLQGKFLLNNSPSKVVIYIEGPPAGTDILVNSLIVKHAEKTPPSPAPVIDNTAFGVNIIENSNLSDGNNGWFSLGNCTLNVKDGSPRILPPVARDTLGAQVPLSGKYILAANRTQNWMGPAQMITDKIKLFLTYQVSAWVKIGSTPSGPQNVNVALGVDNQWVNGGQVEVSDDRWHEISGSFRIEKQPSKVMVYIQGPAPGVDLMIGGLQVFAVDRDARFRHLRRQTDKIRKRDVVLKFSGSESSTLPGSAVIVKQMQNSFPIGSCISRTNIDNEDFVDFFTKNFNWAVFGNELKWYWTEAQRGNFNYRDADEMLDLCKAHNIEARGHCIFWEVESTVQSWVRSLSNADLLVAVQNRLSGLLSRYKGKFRHYDVNNEMLHGSFYQDRLGKDIHSNMFKTANQLDPSATLFMNDYHVEDGCDPKSCPEKYIEQILDLQEQGAPVGGIGIQGHSDSPVGPIVCNALDKLGILGLPIWFTELDVSSENEHIRADDLEVMLREAYAHAAVEGVMLWGFWELFMSRENSHLVNAEGDINEAGKRLLDLKKEWLSHAHGHIDEQGEFKFRGYHGSYDIHIVTGKKKITKSILVDKDDSPLVISIDL; this is encoded by the exons ATGGGGAAGATCTCTTGTGGCTGCTTCACTGATCTCTTCTCGAAGAACTCCCACCGGAAGCACGACGAG GGTCCCAGAAGAGCGAACATGGAGAACACTCAGAAGAGCAATGCCGTCGAAATATCCGAG AATGTTAATGCTACCGCTACCAGTTCAAGTGCTACTAGTCCCATCAACATCGTAAAGAACCATGATTTCTCTCAAGGACTGCACTCCTGGCACCCCAACTGCTGCGAAAGCTTTGTAGTCTCGGCAGATGCAAATGCGATTGAGTCGGACGGGTATTATGCTGTGGTCACGAATCGAAGGGAATGTTGGCAGGGCTTGGAACAGGACATCACGGACAGAGTGTTCCCGGGTTCGATTTACTCAGTATCTGCTTGTGTTGGAGTTTCGGGACACGTTCAGTGGCCCAGTGATGTCCTGGCAACCCTGAAGCTGGAGTACCCAGATTCTGCCACTTCCTATCTATTCATTGGAAA GACTGCTGTGTCAGAAAAGAGATGGGAAATTCTGGAGGGCAATTTCTCACTGTCAACTACGCCGAAACGCGTTGTGTTTTACCTTGAAGGTCCTTCTCCTGGTATAGATTTGCTCATAAAATCAGTGGTGATAAGCTGTTCGAGTAATCCTAGTGGGTGCGGG GGACCTAGCACAAGAAGGGTATCTGCTGGAGACGAGAACATCATCCTTAACCCGACATTTGATGATGGACTCAACAACTGGGCGGGAAGAGGATGCAAGCTCATCGTACACGAGTCCATGGCTGATGGGAAGATCGTCCCAATGGCAGGGAAGTACTTTGCTCATGCGACGGAAAGGACACAGACTTGGAATGGAATTCAGCAAGAGATTACTGGGAGGGTTCAAAGAAAGCTTGCTTATGAAGTTTCTGCCGTGGTTCGGATTTACGGCAGCAATGTCAGCAACAGCGATCTTAGAATAACACTGTGGACCCAAACATCCAATTCTCGTGAACAATACATAGGCGTAGCATA CGTGCAGGCCACTGATAAGGACTGGACACAGCTACAGGGGAAGTTTCTGCTGAATAATTCCCCATCAAAAGTTGTCATTTACATCGAAGGTCCACCTGCAGGAACTGATATTCTCGTGAATAGCCTGATAGTAAAGCACGCGGAGAAGACTCCTCCTTCACCTGCTCCTGTTATCGAC AATACTGCTTTTGGAGTTAATATAATCGAGAATAGCAACCTAAGTGATGGGAATAATGGGTGGTTCTCTCTTGGAAACTGCACATTGAACGTCAAAGACGGTTCTCCACGTATCCTTCCCCCAGTGGCCAGAGACACTCTTGGGGCCCAGGTGCCTCTGAGTGGCAAATACATCCTTGCAGCGAATCGTACACAGAACTGGATGGGCCCTGCTCAGATGATCACCGACAAAATCAAGCTCTTCTTGACTTATCAGGTGTCTGCTTGGGTTAAGATCGGTTCCACTCCAAGTGGACCTCAGAACGTTAATGTCGCTCTTGGTGTGGATAACCAGTGGGTAAATGGAGGGCAGGTCGAGGTTAGTGATGACAGGTGGCATGAGATCAGTGGATCATTTAGGATCGAGAAGCAGCCCTCCAAGGTTATGGTATATATACAAGGTCCTGCTCCAGGTGTGGACTTGATGATTGGTGGGCTTCAGGTCTTCGCTGTTGATCGAGATGCAAGGTTTAGACATCTGAGAAGGCAAACAGATAAG ATCCGTAAGCGTGATGTTGTGCTCAAGTTCTCGGGGTCAGAATCAAGCACCTTGCCTGGTAGTGCTGTGATAGTTAAACAGATGCAGAATAGCTTCCCCATTGGCTCGTGCATAAGCAGAACAAATATTGACAATGAAGACTTCGTTGATTTCTTCACAAAGAACTTCAACTGGGCAGTCTTTGGGAACGAGCTCAAGTGGTACTGGACTGAGGCACAGCGAGGGAACTTTAACTATCGAGATGCTGATGAGATGCTGGACCTGTGCAAGGCCCACAACATCGAGGCTCGAGGCCACTGCATCTTCTGGGAGGTTGAGTCCACAGTCCAGTCTTGGGTCCGGTCCCTGAGCAATGCTGACCTATTGGTGGCAGTTCAGAACCGATTATCAGGTCTCCTGTCCCGCTACAAGGGGAAATTCAGGCACTATGATGTGAACAATGAGATGCTGCATGGGTCGTTCTACCAGGACCGGTTAGGGAAAGATATCCATTCAAATATGTTCAAGACCGCTAACCAGTTGGATCCATCAGCAACCCTGTTCATGAACGACTACCACGTCGAGGATGGATGTGACCCAAAATCCTGTCCAGAGAAGTACATTGAGCAGATCCTTGATCTTCAGGAGCAGGGTGCGCCAGTTGGAGGAATAGGGATTCAAGGCCATAGTGACAGCCCAGTGGGGCCCATCGTCTGCAATGCCCTTGACAAATTGGGCATCCTCGGCCTCCCGATATGGTTCACTGAGCTCGACGTGTCCTCGGAGAACGAACACATAAGGGCAGATGACTTGGAAGTGATGCTTCGTGAAGCCTATGCACATGCTGCAGTGGAGGGGGTAATGCTGTGGGGATTCTGGGAGCTGTTCATGAGCCGGGAAAACTCTCATCTGGTCAATGCAGAAGGTGACATTAATGAAGCCGGGAAGAGACTCCTCGATCTTAAGAAGGAGTGGTTGTCTCATGCCCATGGACACATCGATGAACAAGGAGAGTTCAAGTTCAGAGGCTATCACGGGTCCTATGACATCCACATTGTTACAGGCAAGAAGAAGATAACAAAGAGTATCCTTGTCGATAAGGACGACTCACCGCTGGTCATCTCCATAGATCTGTAA
- the LOC116215660 gene encoding endo-1,4-beta-xylanase 1-like, giving the protein MGNTQPRNAAVTSEKITLNPTFDDGTNNWAGRGCKIVVRDSMADGKIVPMTGNYFACATERTGTWNGIQQEITGRVQRKAAFEASAVVRIYGSNVRRSDVRISLWTQTADSREQYTSVAHMQVTDKDWTQLQGKFLLNNSPSKVIVFIEGPPAGTDILVNSFIVKHAEKIPPSPPPVIDNPAFRVNIIENSSLSNGINGWSTLGNCTLRVKDGSPNILPPTARDSLWPKDPLSGRYILAANRTKTWMGPAQTITDKIKLFLTYQVSAWVRIGSTANGPQNVNVSLNVDDKWVMAGQVEANDDRWYEFSGSFRIEKQPSKVMISIQGPAPGVDLMIGGLQIFAVDRKARFKHLRTQTDKIRKRDVVLKFLGSGSGTSILPGSVVIVKQTKNSFPIGSCMLRTNIDNEDFVDFFTKNFNWAVFGNELKWYCTEPQQGNFNYRDADEMLDLCQAHNIEARGHCIFWEVESTVQSWVRSLSNADLSAAVQNRLSGLLSHYKGKFKHYDVNNEMLHGSFYQDQLGEDIRSYMFKTAHQLDPAPILFVNDYHIEDGSESRSSAERYIEQIIGLQEQGAPVGGIGIQGHIESPVGPIVCSALDKLGILGLPIWFTELDVSSMNEHVRADDLEVMLREAYAHPAVEGVMLWGFWELFMSRENAYLINAEGEINGAGKRFLDLKKEWLSHANGHIDEQGEFKFRGYHGSYDVRIVIAGQIITKSIVVDKGDSPLVISIDL; this is encoded by the exons ATGGGCAACACACAGCCGAGAAATGCTGCGGTGACATCGGAG AAGATCACACTTAACCCCACATTTGATGATGGAACAAACAACTGGGCTGGAAGAGGATGCAAGATTGTCGTCCGCGACTCTATGGCCGATGGGAAGATCGTCCCGATGACTGGGAACTACTTTGCTTGTGCAACAGAGAGGACAGGGACTTGGAACGGGATTCAGCAGGAGATCACCGGGAGAGTTCAGAGAAAGGCTGCGTTTGAAGCTTCCGCTGTGGTTCGGATTTATGGCAGCAATGTCAGAAGAAGCGATGTTAGAATATCGCTGTGGACCCAAACAGCCGATTCCCGTGAACAATACACAAGCGTAGCACA CATGCAGGTCACTGATAAGGACTGGACACAGCTGCAAGGGAAGTTCTTGCTGAATAATTCCCCATCGAAAGTTATCGTCTTCATCGAAGGTCCACCAGCAGGAACCGATATTCTCGTTAACAGTTTCATTGTGAAGCACGCCGAGAAGATTCCTCCTTCACCTCCTCCCGTTATTGAC AATCCTGCTTTCAGAGTAAATATAATCGAGAATAGCAGCCTAAGCAATGGGATTAATGGGTGGTCCACTCTTGGAAACTGCACATTAAGGGTAAAAGACGGGTCTCCAAATATCCTTCCTCCGACAGCGAGAGACTCTCTCTGGCCGAAGGACCCTCTGAGTGGCAGATACATACTGGCGGCGAATCGCACAAAGACATGGATGGGCCCTGCTCAGACGATCACCGACAAGATCAAGCTCTTCTTGACTTACCAAGTGTCTGCTTGGGTTCGGATAGGTTCCACTGCAAATGGACCTCAAAATGTTAATGTCAGTCTCAATGTGGATGACAAGTGGGTGATGGCAGGGCAAGTCGAGGCTAATGATGACAGGTGGTATGAGTTCAGCGGATCGTTTAGGATCGAGAAGCAGCCTTCAAAGGTTATGATTAGTATACAAGGTCCCGCTCCAGGAGTCGACTTGATGATTGGAGGGCTTCAGATCTTTGCTGTAGATCGAAAGGCAAGGTTTAAACATCTGAGGACGCAAACAGATAAG ATTCGAAAGCGTGATGTTGTGCTCAAGTTCTTGGGGTCAGGGTCAGGGACCAGCATCTTGCCTGGCAGCGTCGTGATAGTTAAACAGACCAAGAATAGCTTCCCCATCGGATCGTGCATGTTAAGAACAAATATCGACAACGAAGactttgttgatttcttcacGAAGAATTTCAACTGGGCGGTCTTTGGGAACGAGCTCAAGTGGTACTGCACTGAGCCACAGCAGGGGAACTTCAACTATCGAGATGCTGATGAGATGCTGGACCTGTGCCAAGCCCACAACATCGAGGCTCGAGGCCACTGCATCTTTTGGGAGGTCGAGAGCACAGTTCAGTCGTGGGTTCGCTCCCTGAGCAATGCAGACCTATCGGCGGCAGTTCAGAACCGATTATCGGGCCTCCTGTCTCACTACAAGGGGAAGTTCAAGCACTATGATGTGAACAACGAGATGCTGCACGGGTCATTCTACCAGGACCAGTTAGGGGAAGATATCCGGTCATATATGTTCAAGACCGCCCACCAGTTGGACCCTGCACCAATCCTCTTCGTGAATGACTACCACATCGAGGACGGGTCCGAGTCGAGATCCTCTGCAGAAAGGTACATTGAGCAGATCATCGGTCTTCAGGAACAGGGTGCACCAGTAGGAGGAATCGGGATTCAGGGCCACATCGAGAGCCCAGTGGGGCCCATTGTCTGCTCCGCCCTTGACAAGTTGGGCATCCTCGGCCTCCCGATATGGTTCACTGAGCTCGATGTGTCCTCGATGAATGAGCACGTGAGGGCGGACGACTTGGAAGTGATGCTCCGTGAAGCCTATGCACATCCTGCAGTGGAAGGGGTGATGCTGTGGGGATTCTGGGAGCTGTTTATGAGCCGAGAAAATGCTTATCTGATCAATGCGGAAGGCGAAATTAACGGGGCCGGGAAGCGGTTCCTCGATCTTAAGAAGGAGTGGTTGTCTCATGCCAACGGGCACATCGATGAACAGGGAGAGTTCAAGTTTAGAGGCTATCATGGCTCCTATGACGTCCGTATTGTTATCGCCGGGCAGATCATAACGAAGAGCATTGTTGTCGACAAGGGCGACTCGCCGCTGGTCATCTCCATAGATCTGTAA